One window from the genome of Babylonia areolata isolate BAREFJ2019XMU chromosome 11, ASM4173473v1, whole genome shotgun sequence encodes:
- the LOC143287487 gene encoding uncharacterized protein LOC143287487 → MGIRGLLTAIVERKEECSETVDLIQVAKERSGIELLVDFYSFEHMLVRFLWKSLATFKQNEYLRILGAEYETIDTFVGKLVKDLKSLGISLVFFIDGSKGASNLETRQKIDTWKFRFRSECLTKRDILNVCAGQGHISELSEDAIMRSVCLEIQLVKTLRNLGCEVVQSPMGEADLTLARGMKEREKAYAVLSNDSDFCVFKDCCFIPNILFDLGGDLGLGQPLVSSRKPQRLMCGVVSAQRVQMMLQFPEEEMVIELSIIAGNDFTAPHLKNRGVTIASKLGIENHRNLFNFANWVRQYRRVENCELFRQEMEKSVDLKNAVMYSRQFYMLQNLPDEDGEKGGYIHNLIVQRIRAGVYPPHFLPMFRGFYWHRSILDDVNLCVPAEEMLAPLRALVYCILLPRHKAGVMEWGQTLDRNLTRNMNYAVDDRNLPTLNKVKDNQIFKNLHFFHYIMSHLEYSIPDKTWFDLYGRKTGFICYVLRYFLLLNWGQYLQVTEAEFLALVATAFGPTSNSAWQDMRICPDPRCVAIAGVFQDVYRHAYMFLGSILHLSHEFPLPREIFSGSKWTVLYALSGGLDRYGRVFPVSSYDQLAYIPGERLHWAEQQRDGTLHDKRHIIRSLVEGVFPFDDRRY, encoded by the exons ATGGGAATCCGTGGCCTCCTGACTGCCATTGTGGAGCGGAAGGAAGAGTGCAGTGAAACAGTGGACCTGATACAGGTGGCTAAAGAGAGATCCGGCATCGAACTCCTTGTGGACTTCTACAGCTTCGAACACATGCTGGTGCGCTTCCTCTGGAAGAGCCTGGCCACCTTCAAACAGAATGAGTACCTGCGCATTCTCGGCGCCGAGTACGAGACCATAGACACCTTTGTGGGGAAGCTGGTGAAAGACTTGAAAAGCCTGGGCATTTCCTTGGTGTTCTTCATCGATGGGAGCAAGGGGGCCTCCAACCTGGAAACGAGACAGAAGATCGACACGTGGAAGTTCCGCTTCCGGTCAGAGTGCCTGACGAAGCGGGACATCCTGAACGTGTGTGCGGGTCAGGGACATATCTCGGAGCTCTCCGAGGACGCCATCATGCGCTCAGTGTGCCTGGAGATCCAGCTGGTGAAGACGCTAAGGAACCTGGGCTGTGAGGTGGTGCAGAGCCCCATGGGAGAGGCTGACCTGACGCTGGCCAGGGGcatgaaggagagggagaaagcatACGCCGTACTGAGCAACGACTCCGACTTCTGCGTGTTCAAGGACTGCTGCTTCATCCCCAACATCCTGTTTGACCTGGGCGGGGACCTGGGTCTGGGCCAGCCCCTGGTGTCCTCCCGCAAGCCGCAGCGGCTGATGTGTGGGGTGGTGAGCGCCCAGAGGGTGCAGATGATGCTGCAG TTTCCAGAGGAGGAGATGGTGATAGAACTGAGCATCATCGCAGGCAACGATTTCACTGCTCCCCACCTGAAGAATCGAGGGGTGACCATCGCCAGCAAGCTGGGCATCGAAAACCACCGCAACCTCTTCAACTTCGCAAACTGGGTGCGCCAGTACAGGCGGGTGGAAAACTGTGAGCTGTTCAGACAAGAGATG GAGAAGAGTGTGGACCTGAAGAACGCCGTGATGTACAGCCGCCAGTTCTACATGCTGCAGAACCTGCCTGATGAGGACGGGGAGAAGGGGGGCTATATCCACAACCTGATCGTCCAGAGGATCAGGGCTGGCGTCTACCCTCCTCACTTCCTCCCCATGTTCAG AGGGTTCTACTGGCACCGCAGCATTCTGGACGATGTGAACCTGTGTGTACCAGCGGAGGAGATGTTGGCACCGCTGCGAGCGCTGGTCTACTGCATCTTGCTGCCCCGCCACAAGGCCGGCGTCATGGAGTGGGGACAGACCCTGGATCGGAACCTCACCCGCAACATG AACTACGCAGTGGATGACCGCAACCTGCCGACCTTGAACAAGGTCAAGGACAACCAGATCTTCAAGAACCTGCATTTCTTTCACTACATCATGTCACACCTGGAGTACTCCA TCCCGGACAAGACGTGGTTTGACCTGTACGGGCGCAAGACCGGGTTCATCTGCTACGTGCTTCGCTACTTCCTGCTGCTGAACTGGGGCCAGTACCTGCAGGTGACGGAGGCGGAGTTCCTCGCCCTTGTGGCCACGGCCTTCGGCCCCACTAGCAACAGCGCCTGGCAGGACATGCGCATCTGCCCCGATCCCCGCTGCGTCGCCATCGCTGGCGTCTTTCAG GATGTCTATCGACACGCTTACATGTTCCTGGGTTCGATCCTTCACCTGTCCCATGAGTTCCCCCTGCCCAGGGAGATTTTCTCCGGCTCCAAGTGGACCGTGCTCTACGCCCTCAGTGGTGGCTTGGACAGATACGGCA GAGTGTTCCCTGTGTCGTCCTATGACCAGCTGGCCTACATCCCAGGGGAGAGACTTCACTGGGCGGAGCAGCAAAGGGACGGCACTTTGCATGACAAGCGCCACATCATCCGCTCCCTGGTGGAAGGGGTCTTCCCCTTCGACGACCGACGATACTAG